From Pirellulales bacterium, a single genomic window includes:
- a CDS encoding response regulator has product MDKFMIASDRHNGSQSDKPQDSSPRDTALRVAVVEDNSAARELMKMLLELDGSFVTAAADGVAGVEMILRERPDVAFIDIGLPDLDGHQVARHIREELPKGDIYLVALTGYGDEDDRRASLEAGFNEHLVKPLKADDLHGLLRALRDRRAE; this is encoded by the coding sequence ATGGACAAGTTCATGATCGCTTCGGATCGCCATAACGGTAGCCAATCCGACAAACCCCAAGATTCCTCGCCGCGAGACACGGCGCTGCGGGTGGCCGTCGTCGAAGACAATTCGGCCGCCCGCGAATTGATGAAAATGCTCTTGGAGTTGGACGGCAGTTTCGTAACCGCGGCGGCGGATGGAGTCGCGGGAGTCGAGATGATTCTGAGAGAGCGGCCGGACGTAGCTTTTATCGATATTGGGCTGCCCGACCTGGACGGCCATCAGGTCGCTCGCCACATTCGGGAAGAGTTGCCCAAAGGTGATATCTATCTCGTGGCGTTGACCGGCTACGGCGACGAGGATGATCGCCGTGCCTCCCTAGAAGCGGGCTTCAACGAACATCTCGTCAAGCCGCTCAAGGCCGACGATCTGCATGGCTTGCTGCGAGCGCTTCGCGATCGCCGCGCCGAATGA
- a CDS encoding trypsin-like peptidase domain-containing protein: MTRFQSRPLSDSEPTESSGSAQQPAASPIDASEIAALDAYSQVVIRAADIVGPAVVNIEVRHRGRQQRAAKQAQGGGMTGSGSGFVFAPDGFILTNSHVVHNAEHIEATFADGRQLQAEMVGDDPETDLAVVRVAANGLASAQFGDSRTLRPGQLVVAIGNPYGFQFTVTAGVVSALGRSLRARSGRLIDNIIQTDAALNPGNSGGPLVSSRGEVVGVNTAMILPAQGLCFAIASSTAEFVASRLIKDGRVRRAYLGLAGQNVPLPRHLIRFHNLLTNGGVLVVSVEEKSPAEQAGLQQGDVLIEFAGEKLTTIDDLHRLLTESRVGSRLPLAVIRHSEKRIVEIVPAESRGVDP; encoded by the coding sequence ATGACACGTTTTCAGAGCCGTCCGTTGTCCGATTCCGAGCCGACCGAGTCGTCCGGGTCCGCTCAGCAGCCCGCGGCGAGTCCGATCGACGCCAGCGAGATCGCCGCACTCGATGCTTATTCCCAGGTCGTAATCCGGGCCGCGGACATTGTCGGGCCGGCGGTGGTCAACATTGAGGTCCGGCATCGCGGCCGGCAGCAGCGGGCAGCCAAACAGGCGCAGGGTGGGGGCATGACCGGCAGCGGGTCGGGATTCGTATTCGCTCCCGATGGATTCATTCTGACCAATAGCCACGTCGTCCATAACGCCGAGCACATTGAAGCGACCTTCGCGGATGGCCGGCAGCTTCAGGCGGAAATGGTCGGTGATGATCCGGAAACCGACCTGGCCGTAGTGCGCGTTGCCGCAAACGGATTGGCGAGCGCCCAATTCGGTGATTCGAGGACGCTGCGGCCGGGGCAACTGGTTGTGGCGATTGGCAATCCCTACGGATTTCAATTCACGGTCACGGCCGGGGTCGTCAGCGCACTAGGGCGATCGCTGCGAGCCCGTTCCGGACGGCTGATCGACAACATCATCCAGACCGACGCCGCCTTGAACCCCGGAAACTCCGGCGGGCCACTGGTCTCGTCGCGCGGCGAAGTCGTCGGCGTCAACACGGCCATGATCCTGCCGGCTCAGGGGCTTTGCTTCGCAATCGCTTCCAGCACGGCCGAGTTCGTTGCCTCGCGGCTCATCAAGGACGGCCGAGTGCGCCGTGCCTACCTGGGCCTGGCCGGTCAGAACGTTCCGCTGCCGCGGCATTTGATCCGCTTTCATAATCTGTTGACCAACGGCGGCGTGCTCGTCGTCTCGGTCGAAGAGAAGAGTCCGGCGGAGCAGGCGGGACTGCAACAAGGAGACGTGCTGATCGAGTTCGCGGGAGAAAAGCTCACGACGATCGACGATCTGCACCGATTACTGACAGAAAGTCGCGTCGGCAGCCGTTTGCCGCTCGCGGTGATTCGCCACTCGGAAAAACGGATCGTCGAGATCGTGCCGGCGGAATCTCGGGGAGTCGATCCGTGA